The region ACGTCTGGTATCAAACTCAGCGGCAACAGGACTTGTCCTTGATATTTTTAAAAGATATGGAACTGATTCCTATATCGGCATGCTGACTTCTGTGCTGATGAGCTGTACGGAAACCGTTTTTTACTGTCTGAGCATTTATTTTGGAACCGTAAAGATCAAGAAAACCCGGTATACCCTGGGCGGTGCTTTGGCTGCTACGGCGGCAGGAGTAGCTGCCAGCGTTATATTATCCCGTTTTCTGGTATAAAAGGTATTTTTTTGTTCTGATTTTAAGAATTTCATAAGAATTCAGGTGGTTGTCTTGGGATACATAATCATGTATAATTACGAAGAAGCTTTTATTGTCATATATGAAGGGGATAAACGTGGATACTTACGGGACTCTTAACGAAGTTTTGGTAAGACTGTTTCGGGATATTATGGATATAGAACAACAGGCTATCATTACCCAGGAATTTAGTAATTTAACGAATAATGATATGCATGTCATCGAGGCCATTGGCATTGGAGAGCCAAAGAATATGTCGGCAATAGCCAGGGAACTGTCCGTAACGGTGGGAACCCTGACCATAGCCATGAACAGTCTTGTGAAAAAGGGGTATGTGACCCGCCAGAGAGGAAAAGAGGACCGGCGCGTTGTATATATCTCTCTTTCAGAAAAAGGGAAAGAAGCCTACGAGCACCATGCCAGATTTCATCAGGAGATGATAGCCGGCGTTGTTGCAGGCTTA is a window of [Clostridium] saccharolyticum WM1 DNA encoding:
- a CDS encoding MarR family winged helix-turn-helix transcriptional regulator encodes the protein MKGINVDTYGTLNEVLVRLFRDIMDIEQQAIITQEFSNLTNNDMHVIEAIGIGEPKNMSAIARELSVTVGTLTIAMNSLVKKGYVTRQRGKEDRRVVYISLSEKGKEAYEHHARFHQEMIAGVVAGLSENEIEVLIKALTKLNQWFRSL